One Clostridium novyi NT genomic window carries:
- a CDS encoding type II toxin-antitoxin system PemK/MazF family toxin — protein sequence MTIVVKRGDIFYADLSPVVGSEQGGIRPVLIIQNNVGNKYSPTVIIAAITSQINKAKLPTHVEISSEEYGLNKDSVVLLEQIRTLDKKRLKEKIGHMSDKDMRKVDEALLISVGL from the coding sequence ATGACAATTGTAGTAAAAAGAGGAGATATATTTTATGCTGATCTAAGCCCAGTTGTGGGTTCGGAACAAGGCGGAATAAGACCGGTGCTTATTATTCAGAATAATGTTGGCAATAAGTACAGTCCTACTGTAATAATAGCTGCGATTACATCTCAAATAAATAAAGCCAAACTTCCAACTCATGTTGAAATTTCTTCAGAAGAGTATGGATTAAATAAAGATTCAGTAGTTTTATTGGAACAGATTAGGACTTTAGACAAAAAACGACTCAAAGAAAAAATTGGACATATGTCTGATAAAGACATGCGAAAAGTAGATGAAGCTTTATTAATAAGCGTTGGTTTATAA